GCCGAGCTGCGTCGTCACCTGCGGCGTCACCTGCAGCAGGGTGCCGGCTTCCACCTGGAACAGGTTGGCCTCCAGGTTGCCGGCCACCCGCACCGCGGCCACGCGCTTTTCCTTCATCACCGCCGCGCGGTTGGCCACGCCCAGCACCTTGGGCTTGGCGACGATGCGCGCCTTGCCCTTGGCCTGCAGCGCATGGATGCGCAGCATCAGCTCGCGGCCCGCGTCGGACAGCAGCGTCTGGATGTTGAAGACGCCCTGCGTCAGGCCGCCGCCGCGGCTGGCATCGGGCATGCTGCCGCCGGGCGAGTCGACCGAGAGGCTGCCGCGGTTGCCGCGCACCGACCAGTCGATGCCCAGCGACTCCACGCTGTCGTCGCTGATGTCGATGATCATCGCCTCCAGCTCCACCAGCGTCGGCCGCACGTCCAGGCTGCGGATGATGTCGCCGTACTCGTCCATGCGATGGGCACGGCCGTAGACCACCACCGAGTTGGTGCCCTCGTCGGCCTGGAAGGTGGGCTGGTCATCGTCGAAGTCCACCGGGCTGCGCAGGCCTCGCGTGGCGGTGCCCAGCGGCGGCTTCTCGCCGGTGGCCACGGCCGGGTCCGGCGCCTTGTGCTCCAGCTCGGGCACCAGCCGGTCGCTGCCGTACATCGAGCGCATGGCCTTCACCTTGGCCGCCATCGCACGCGGGTCGCGTGCGGCGGCCCGGGGGTCGGGCTCCGGCTCGGCCGGCCCGCCGAACAGTGAGCGCAGCGTCGAGGCCACGCCCGGGATGGTCGATTCGCCCAGCGCCCGGTCGCTTGCCGAGGCGAAGCGCAGCGGGAACACCCGCGCCACCATGCGGTTGCTTTCCTGGGCACCGGTGTCGAGCGACTCCAGCGCTGCGCGCACCAGCTCGATGTGGCGCGGCGGGCCGTAGGCGAGCAAGGTCTTCTGCGCATCGTTGAAGCGCAGCGGGTAGCGGCGGTCGCCGATCTGCAGCGAATCCAGCAGCTCCTGCACCTGCGAGCGGTTGAAGCCCTTCAGCCGGAACAGGCGGCTCTGCACCGCCTTGGCCGGATAGAAGTAGAGCGCGGTGCCGTCGTGGTACCAGATCAGGCCGTAGGCCTTCGACATGGCATCCAGGAAGGCGCCCGGCGGCGTGTCGAAGTTCGCGTTGACCAGGCCTTCCACGCCTTCGGCAATGACCGCCGGCAGGCCCTGGCTGGCCGCGAAGTCCTGCAGCACCTCGGCCACCCGCTTGCCTTCGGCGCGGTAGACGAAGCGCGGCTGGCTCCAGCTGCGCGAAGCCGGTGTGCTGGCCGCTGCGGCGCTGGCCCGCGGCGCGGCCTGTGCGCCGGTGGGCAGCAGGACCGAGGGCAGGCCAAAGGCGCCGGCGATGGCCAGGGCCAGGGCTGCCAGCGGCAGGCGGGGGCGGGGGGAGTGCATGCGCATGCTCATGGCGGGCACCACCTCACAGGGGCTCGTCACCTTCCTCGGGCTCGTCTTCCTCGCCACCGCCGAGGCTTTGCATGGTCTCCTGCACGCTGTTCTGCATCTGGCTCTGGAAGCCCTGGGCGGTCTGCATCATCAGGTCCTGGAAAGCCTTCTGCTGCGCCGTGTTGTTGCTGCCGCCCTGCTGGGCCGCCGTGGCATCGAAGGAGGTGCCGGCCTGGCCGGGCGCTGCCGTGGGGGGAACGGGGCTGACCGCGGGGGGCATGGAGGGCCGGACGGAAGTGATGGACATGGTCGCTCCTGGTTTCGATGCCCCGAACCTTAGAAGCCCGCCCTGGCCGCCTTGCTGCCGTGCGCGAAGCGCCGTGAGCGGCGGCGAAGGCGCACGGCAGCGACCCACCTTCGCCGCTGCCGACGCTGCTTCGTGGGGCCGCGCCGGCCGGTCCCTCGCCACCGTCACAGTCAGGCCCGTGTGCTTGCGCCCCGGGCGCGGCGCCGCGTCCGCATTCCATGCCCGCTCACACAGGAGGTGTTCCGATGAAGGGATTCGTGCTTCAGCAACCCGCCAGGACGGCGCCGCCGGCCGGCATCGCATCGAGGCTGCAGCAGCCCGCCGGCCGGCCGTCGGCGCGCAGGGCGGAGTGCGGCTCCGTCGGTCTCCATGTGCGCGTGCCGTGAGGCGGGTCGCAGCCCGGGCAGGCCGTTGGCGACGGCGCTGCCGAGGCGCCTGGCTCGCCGCCCTGCTGCTCGCGTGGCATGGCGCGCTGCAGGCAGGCGAGCGTGTCACCCGCTTCCGGTGCACCTTGCTCGACGGCACCGTCAAGGTGGTGGCCCAGGACCTGTCGCGCCTGTTCACGCGGGCGGCACCGAGCTGCGAAGCCTTCGAGGTCGATGCGGCGCTGCTGCAGCCGCCGCCACCGCCGAGCGGCGGGCGCGCCGCGCTGGCCGTGCTGCCGGGCTGGAGCGAAGCCTCGCGGCGCCTGCCGGTCCTGCCGCTGTCGCGTCAGGTGGCAGCGGCCGGGCTGGCCATTCCGGAAGCGTTTGCCGGCCTGGTGCGAGAGGCCAGCCGGCGCCATGGGCTCGATCCCCGCATGGTGGCCGCCCTCATCCATGTCGAATCCGGCTACCGGCCGACGGCTCGCTCGCCCAAGGGGGCCCTCGGCTTGATGCAGATCATGCCGGCCACCGGGGCGCGCTATGGCGTGCACTCGGCCGCCGAGCTGCTCCAGCCGGCCGTCAACATCGATGTCGGCACGCGCTACCTGCGCGACCTGTCGCGCATGTTCGATGGCGAGCTGGAGCTGATCCTTGCCGCCTACAACGCAGGCGAGGGCGCGGTCGCCAAGTACGGCCGTCGCATCCCGCCCTACCGCGAAACGCGCGACTACGTGCGCAAGATCACTGCACTCTACGGCGCCCAGGTGGCACAGCGCTGAGCCCGGTCAGGCGCGGCCCGGATCTGTCGTGCCCAATGGAACAGTTGCTGCCAGCATTGGGCGGCATTACGGGCGCTACCGACCCGTCGACAGGGCGCCCATCCTACGGGACGCCGAAGCGTCGACGCCGGGTGGCCTGCTGCCAAGAGGCTTCGCGCTGGAGCAGGTGCCCACCTCGATCGCGCTGCGGCGCGATGCCGCCGCAGGCCTTGCCGCGTCAGCTTCATATAAGCCAGGGCAACCGCCTGCATTGGTTGTGTCGGGTTGTCTTGGCCGCAAGAAAACCGCCTACAAACGGCTTGACGGTGGCATCGCGAGTCCATAGTCTCGGGCCCCACCATTTGTGCAGAGATGCACAAAAAGTGGTTGAGTTCAGGCGATTGACGGCGCCTTGCGCTGCCTGCCGTCCGGCCCTGCTGCATGCCGATGTGTGTATGTGCAGGCCGGTCGTCGAGCAGAAGCAAGCACTGCATGTCTTGAACAAATGCAGCACCTGTGAGGGATCCATTCCCAAGTGCGGTGAACTCGCAGGAACAAGCCGCCGCCGAACCGGCTGCCGCCGGCACGGCGCGCGGTGGTGAGAGCCACGGTGAACCCATGAAGATCGCCACACTGTTTGCCAGTCATAACGCGGAAACCATCGCGCTGGCCGCGCTGCTGGAAGGCGGGATGAGGGCGGAGGATTTCCGCAGCATCGGCGCCCTCATCTGTGCCTTGAGGCAGGAAGCTTTCGATGCCGTCGTGCTGGAGGACACGCACGACGACCTGCCGAACTGGCTCGCCATGTTGCAGCTGCACAGCACCAGCCACCTGCCCAAGATCGTGGTGGGCACCGGCTCGTGCTCGGGCCTTGCCAGGGCCTTGCATCACGGGGCGCATGACTACGCCTTGCTCGACGACGGTGCTGCCGACTTCGTGGCCCGTGTGCGGGCCCATGTGCAGTTGCGGCGGCGCGCCGCCAGCGAGACGCAGCTCAAGGTCGACGAATACCTGCTCGATGCCTGCAGCCTGGTGCTGCGCAAGGGCGGGCGCGAGATCAGCCTGACCGCCCGCGAGTTCGCGCTGGCCTGGACGCTGTTCGTCAACCAGGGCCGGGTGGTCACGGTGGACACCCTGTCGGCCCGTGTGTGGGGCCGCTCCAGCGAGGTCTGCAAGCGCACCATCGAGCAGCACATCTACAAGCTCAGGCGCAAGCTCCGGCCTGACCGGGCGAGCGGCCCACGCATCCAGGCCGTCTATGGCGTGGGCTACCGGCTCGAGCTGGAACGACAGGCGGCCGCGGCGGCAGTGGCTCCGGTGTAGGACGGCGCCGACCGTCACTGTGTGCGCGACTGACAGTCAGGCACCGGGCCTGGATCGATGATGAAGTCACCGCGCACGCCGCGCGGCAACCGATCTCAGGAGCGAACGTCATGTTGAAATGGGCTGTCGTCTTTGCAGTCATCGCGCTGATCGCCGGCGCCTTGGGCTTCAGCGGCATTGCCGCCGGTGCCGCCGGTATCGCAAAGATCCTGTTCTTCGTTTTCGTCGTGCTGTTCGTGCTGGCCCTGCTGGCCGGCGGCACCTTGTTCAACCGCATCCGCAAGTAGCGGCCGCG
This genomic stretch from Eleftheria terrae harbors:
- a CDS encoding DUF1328 family protein, with translation MLKWAVVFAVIALIAGALGFSGIAAGAAGIAKILFFVFVVLFVLALLAGGTLFNRIRK
- a CDS encoding response regulator transcription factor, with the protein product MKIATLFASHNAETIALAALLEGGMRAEDFRSIGALICALRQEAFDAVVLEDTHDDLPNWLAMLQLHSTSHLPKIVVGTGSCSGLARALHHGAHDYALLDDGAADFVARVRAHVQLRRRAASETQLKVDEYLLDACSLVLRKGGREISLTAREFALAWTLFVNQGRVVTVDTLSARVWGRSSEVCKRTIEQHIYKLRRKLRPDRASGPRIQAVYGVGYRLELERQAAAAAVAPV
- the sctC gene encoding type III secretion system outer membrane ring subunit SctC; its protein translation is MHSPRPRLPLAALALAIAGAFGLPSVLLPTGAQAAPRASAAAASTPASRSWSQPRFVYRAEGKRVAEVLQDFAASQGLPAVIAEGVEGLVNANFDTPPGAFLDAMSKAYGLIWYHDGTALYFYPAKAVQSRLFRLKGFNRSQVQELLDSLQIGDRRYPLRFNDAQKTLLAYGPPRHIELVRAALESLDTGAQESNRMVARVFPLRFASASDRALGESTIPGVASTLRSLFGGPAEPEPDPRAAARDPRAMAAKVKAMRSMYGSDRLVPELEHKAPDPAVATGEKPPLGTATRGLRSPVDFDDDQPTFQADEGTNSVVVYGRAHRMDEYGDIIRSLDVRPTLVELEAMIIDISDDSVESLGIDWSVRGNRGSLSVDSPGGSMPDASRGGGLTQGVFNIQTLLSDAGRELMLRIHALQAKGKARIVAKPKVLGVANRAAVMKEKRVAAVRVAGNLEANLFQVEAGTLLQVTPQVTTQLGAPQIKLSLYIEDGNFEARQVDNIPVVKRTEIRTEAHVADGESLLIGGITIEADTSDTSGVPVVSKIPLIGGLFRWQGSRTTRSERLFLITPKLVRSIDQLPSTPVPSGSLEPYRQPASAAPGAATAAAPAQRSLR
- a CDS encoding lytic transglycosylase domain-containing protein, which gives rise to MRRVAARAGRWRRRCRGAWLAALLLAWHGALQAGERVTRFRCTLLDGTVKVVAQDLSRLFTRAAPSCEAFEVDAALLQPPPPPSGGRAALAVLPGWSEASRRLPVLPLSRQVAAAGLAIPEAFAGLVREASRRHGLDPRMVAALIHVESGYRPTARSPKGALGLMQIMPATGARYGVHSAAELLQPAVNIDVGTRYLRDLSRMFDGELELILAAYNAGEGAVAKYGRRIPPYRETRDYVRKITALYGAQVAQR